One stretch of Bombus pascuorum chromosome 14, iyBomPasc1.1, whole genome shotgun sequence DNA includes these proteins:
- the LOC132914313 gene encoding NADPH-dependent diflavin oxidoreductase 1 isoform X3 produces the protein MRITILYGSETGTAQDVAEQIWKTAKRKGLETSVFAMNDYNVQNLDTEKMIVFVVATTGQGDPPNNMRQFWRLLLRKSLPTTLLSNVKYGILGLGDSSYQKFNFAAKKLNRRLMQLGAKELLPIGLADDQHDLGIDAVVDSWLEEMWMKVGNTFNISIIDLINNENNIIERFHISEIDKNSMNNEYCSVRDIFMKEVFTNNEVKVGTIIENVRTTAEDHFQDVRLIKFRSDNINYQPGDIVYVRPKNSQEQIEKFFDVLNDNNVQLTPDMLIQVTEKEIKVPNVLNQILTLYQIVEQYWDLSFKPRRSTMQLLSLISENELEKDKLDEFTTASGQEELYNYINRPRRTILELLADFPHTTSKLNVKLLFEIMSPIKPRAFSIASSLRITENEIHLLVAVVKYRTKLLKPRYGLCSNWLASLKKKDKIIFWIQKGTFKFEYNKPMIFVGPGTGIAPFRSAILDKSVLDDNLNDCVLFFGCRNKKKDYHCKDDFEYLSLQKGLNLFCAFSRDQEHKIYVQHVIRSQKQLCWEFLSRNGNIYLAGTEPVRLSPGWEGTGRPDDELNFRGVTMDQADLELNPPKDRLNIVFCIMILHGIGVLMPWNMFITAKNYFVNYKLSEEYTGIQSNYATNFLAYLGFAAQIPNLLFNWLNVFMQFGGNLTTRIVWGIFIQVLIFVCTVILAMTDSSGWPGVFFWITMISVIILNTANGIYQNSVFGMVAKLPTKYTGAVILGSNISGAFTAMINFLAQYMTPNPRTAAIYYFITALFILLACFDTYFALPINRFYRYRELLHQKGINKRQLENNARDKHNTPPYWKIFKQCFPQCFNTFFIFFVTLSLFPSVQSDIVRSDPNFIVSSNYYSTVMCFLTFNVTALIGSSIASLVQWPSKKYLIIPVLLRILYIPLFLFCNYKPNGVSRILPVYISNDWIYFLIAVTMGISSGYFSSLSMMYCPRMVDSEYMATAGMFGAASLITGLFTGILFSMVMPILVANISFELS, from the exons ATGAGAATCACGATATTGTACGGTAGTGAGACAGGTACTGCACAAGATGTGGCTGAACAAATTTGGAAAACTGCCAAAAG aaagGGCCTGGAAACCAGTGTCTTTGCAATGAATGATTATAATGTTCAAAATCTTGATACGGAAAAAATGATAGTGTTTGTGGTCGCAACCACAGGCCAAGGAGATCCTCCTAATAATATGAGACAATTCTGGAGACTTCTATTACGAAAAAGTCTCCCAACAACATTGCTTTCCAAtgtaaaatatggaatattaGGCTTAGGTGACAGTTCctatcaaaaatttaatttcgcaGCAAAAAAACTAAACAGAAGATTAATGCAACTAGGTGCAAAGGAACTGTTACCTATTGGGCTAGCAGATGATCAACATGATTTAGGAATTGATGCTGTTGTTGATTCTTGGCTAGAAGAAATGTGGATGAAAGTCggaaatacatttaatatttccataatagatttgattaataatgaaaataacataattGAGAGATTTCATATATCAGAGATAGACAAAAATTCCATGAATAATGAATATTGTTCAGTTCGTGATATTTTCATGAAAGaagtatttacaaataatgaaGTGAAAGTGGGTacaataattgaaaatgtaagAACTACTGCAGAAGATCATTTTCAGGATgttagattaattaaatttagatcAGATAACATTAATTACCAACCTGGAGACATAGTGTATGTTAGACCCAAGAATTCTCAAGAAcagattgaaaaattttttgatGTATTAAATGACAATAATGTGCAATTAACTCCGGATATGTTAATTCAAGtaactgaaaaagaaattaaagtacCTAATGTTCTAAACCAAATTCTAACTTTATACCAAATTGTAGAGCAGTATTGGGATTTAAGCTTTAAGCCACGCAGATCTACGATGCAACTGTTATCTCTTATCAGTGAAAATGAATTAGAGAAGGACAAGTTAGATGAATTTACAACAGCAAGTGGTCAAGAAGAACTATATAATTACATCAATAGGCCAAGAAGAACTATTTTAGAGTTACTAGCAGACTTTCCACATACAACtagtaaattaaatgtaaaattattatttgaaattatgtcTCCCATAAAGCCTCGTGCATTTAGCATAGCTTCAAGTTTAAGGATTactgaaaatgaaattcatctCTTAGTAGCAGTAGTAAAGTATAGAACAAAACTACTAAAGCCAAGATATGGATtgtgttctaattggttggcgagtttgaaaaagaaagacaagaTAATATTTTGGATACAGAAAGGAACATTTAAATTTGAGTACAATAAGCCAATGATATTCGTCGGTCCTGGAACAGGAATTGCACCGTTTCGTTCGGCTATATTAGATAAATCTGTATTGGatgataatttaaatgattGTGTCCTCTTTTTTGGCTgtagaaacaagaaaaaagattaCCATTGTAAAGatgattttgaatatttatcactGCAAAAAGGTTTAAATTTATTCTGTGCGTTTTCCCGAGATCAAGAGCATAAAAT ATATGTACAACATGTTATACGTAGTCAGAAGCAACTTTGTTGGGAATTTCTTAGTAGAAATGGTAACATTTACCTAGCAG GCACTGAGCCTGTTCGTCTTTCTCCTGGTTGGGAAGGTACAGGCAGACCTGatgatgaattaaattttagagGAGTTACAATGGATCAAGCAGACCTTGAATTAAATCCTCCTAAAGATag attAAACATAGTATTCTGCATAATGATACTACACGGAATTGGTGTCTTAATGCCATGGAATATGTTCATAACAGCAAAAAAT tattttgttaattacaaattgtCTGAAGAGTATACAGGAATTCAATCAAACTATGCCACGAATTTTCTTGCATACTTAGGATTTGCAGCACAAATACCAAATCTACTATTTAATTGGTTAAATGTATTTATGCAATTTGG tGGCAATTTGACAACACGTATAGTATGGGGCATCTTCAtacaagttttaatatttgtatgtacCGTTATTTTGGCAATGACTGATAGCTCTGGTTGGCCAGGTGTCTTTTTCTGGATTACCATGATTtctgttattatattaaaca CTGCTAATGGAATTTACCAAAACTCTGTGTTTGGTATGGTGGCTAAGTTACCCACAAAGTACACAGGAGCTGTTATCTTAGGCTCG AATATAAGTGGAGCATTTACAGCAATGATTAACTTTCTTGCTCAGTATATGACACCAAATCCTCGGACTGCGGcaatatattactttataactgCTCTATTTATTCTTCTTGCATGCTTTGATACTTATTTTGCACTTCCGATAAAt AGATTTTACCGATATCGCGAATTATTACATCagaaaggaataaataaaaggcaattagaaaataatgcaAGAGACAAACATAACACACCGCCATactggaaaatatttaaacaatgtTTTCCTCAGTGCTTCAacacatttttcatatttttcgtaactctttctctatttccaTCTGTTCAATCTGACATTGTTCGTTCGGATCctaattttatagtttcatcAAATTATTACAGTACTGTTATGTGTTTTCTCACGTTCAACGTTACTGCTCTTATTGGTAGCTCAATCGCATCGTTGGTTCAGTGG CCTAGTAAAAAGTACTTAATAATACCAGTTCttttacgtattttgtatatacCACTGTTTTTATTCTGTAATTACAAACCAAATGGTGTTTCAAGAATATTACCAGTGTACATTAGTAATGACtggatttattttctaattgctGTTACAATGGGAATAAGTAGTGGctatttttcctctttatcGATGATGTATTGTCCGAG aatggTAGATTCTGAATATATGGCAACAGCTGGTATGTTTGGGGCAGCATCATTAATCACAGGGCTCTTTactggaatattattttctatggTTATGCCCATCTTGGTAGCAAATATATCATTTGAATTATCTTAA
- the LOC132914313 gene encoding equilibrative nucleoside transporter 1 isoform X2 has protein sequence MAGSYTKKEFSVGPEEQTLLKDSNGTRIVPAKGTEPVRLSPGWEGTGRPDDELNFRGVTMDQADLELNPPKDRLNIVFCIMILHGIGVLMPWNMFITAKNYFVNYKLSEEYTGIQSNYATNFLAYLGFAAQIPNLLFNWLNVFMQFGGNLTTRIVWGIFIQVLIFVCTVILAMTDSSGWPGVFFWITMISVIILNTANGIYQNSVFGMVAKLPTKYTGAVILGSNISGAFTAMINFLAQYMTPNPRTAAIYYFITALFILLACFDTYFALPINRFYRYRELLHQKGINKRQLENNARDKHNTPPYWKIFKQCFPQCFNTFFIFFVTLSLFPSVQSDIVRSDPNFIVSSNYYSTVMCFLTFNVTALIGSSIASLVQWPSKKYLIIPVLLRILYIPLFLFCNYKPNGVSRILPVYISNDWIYFLIAVTMGISSGYFSSLSMMYCPRMVDSEYMATAGMFGAASLITGLFTGILFSMVMPILVANISFELS, from the exons ATGGCGGGTAGTTACACGAAGAAGGAATTTAGTGTGGGCCCCGAGGAACAAACTTTGTTAAAAGATTCGAATGGAACACGCATTGTGCCCGCCAAAG GCACTGAGCCTGTTCGTCTTTCTCCTGGTTGGGAAGGTACAGGCAGACCTGatgatgaattaaattttagagGAGTTACAATGGATCAAGCAGACCTTGAATTAAATCCTCCTAAAGATag attAAACATAGTATTCTGCATAATGATACTACACGGAATTGGTGTCTTAATGCCATGGAATATGTTCATAACAGCAAAAAAT tattttgttaattacaaattgtCTGAAGAGTATACAGGAATTCAATCAAACTATGCCACGAATTTTCTTGCATACTTAGGATTTGCAGCACAAATACCAAATCTACTATTTAATTGGTTAAATGTATTTATGCAATTTGG tGGCAATTTGACAACACGTATAGTATGGGGCATCTTCAtacaagttttaatatttgtatgtacCGTTATTTTGGCAATGACTGATAGCTCTGGTTGGCCAGGTGTCTTTTTCTGGATTACCATGATTtctgttattatattaaaca CTGCTAATGGAATTTACCAAAACTCTGTGTTTGGTATGGTGGCTAAGTTACCCACAAAGTACACAGGAGCTGTTATCTTAGGCTCG AATATAAGTGGAGCATTTACAGCAATGATTAACTTTCTTGCTCAGTATATGACACCAAATCCTCGGACTGCGGcaatatattactttataactgCTCTATTTATTCTTCTTGCATGCTTTGATACTTATTTTGCACTTCCGATAAAt AGATTTTACCGATATCGCGAATTATTACATCagaaaggaataaataaaaggcaattagaaaataatgcaAGAGACAAACATAACACACCGCCATactggaaaatatttaaacaatgtTTTCCTCAGTGCTTCAacacatttttcatatttttcgtaactctttctctatttccaTCTGTTCAATCTGACATTGTTCGTTCGGATCctaattttatagtttcatcAAATTATTACAGTACTGTTATGTGTTTTCTCACGTTCAACGTTACTGCTCTTATTGGTAGCTCAATCGCATCGTTGGTTCAGTGG CCTAGTAAAAAGTACTTAATAATACCAGTTCttttacgtattttgtatatacCACTGTTTTTATTCTGTAATTACAAACCAAATGGTGTTTCAAGAATATTACCAGTGTACATTAGTAATGACtggatttattttctaattgctGTTACAATGGGAATAAGTAGTGGctatttttcctctttatcGATGATGTATTGTCCGAG aatggTAGATTCTGAATATATGGCAACAGCTGGTATGTTTGGGGCAGCATCATTAATCACAGGGCTCTTTactggaatattattttctatggTTATGCCCATCTTGGTAGCAAATATATCATTTGAATTATCTTAA
- the LOC132914313 gene encoding equilibrative nucleoside transporter 1 isoform X1 gives MAGSYTKKEFSVGPEEQTLLKDSNGTRIVPAKGYIKSSYNTFKDRVPAGTEPVRLSPGWEGTGRPDDELNFRGVTMDQADLELNPPKDRLNIVFCIMILHGIGVLMPWNMFITAKNYFVNYKLSEEYTGIQSNYATNFLAYLGFAAQIPNLLFNWLNVFMQFGGNLTTRIVWGIFIQVLIFVCTVILAMTDSSGWPGVFFWITMISVIILNTANGIYQNSVFGMVAKLPTKYTGAVILGSNISGAFTAMINFLAQYMTPNPRTAAIYYFITALFILLACFDTYFALPINRFYRYRELLHQKGINKRQLENNARDKHNTPPYWKIFKQCFPQCFNTFFIFFVTLSLFPSVQSDIVRSDPNFIVSSNYYSTVMCFLTFNVTALIGSSIASLVQWPSKKYLIIPVLLRILYIPLFLFCNYKPNGVSRILPVYISNDWIYFLIAVTMGISSGYFSSLSMMYCPRMVDSEYMATAGMFGAASLITGLFTGILFSMVMPILVANISFELS, from the exons ATGGCGGGTAGTTACACGAAGAAGGAATTTAGTGTGGGCCCCGAGGAACAAACTTTGTTAAAAGATTCGAATGGAACACGCATTGTGCCCGCCAAAG GTTACATTAAATCTTCTTATAACACTTTTAAAGATCGTGTACCAGCTG GCACTGAGCCTGTTCGTCTTTCTCCTGGTTGGGAAGGTACAGGCAGACCTGatgatgaattaaattttagagGAGTTACAATGGATCAAGCAGACCTTGAATTAAATCCTCCTAAAGATag attAAACATAGTATTCTGCATAATGATACTACACGGAATTGGTGTCTTAATGCCATGGAATATGTTCATAACAGCAAAAAAT tattttgttaattacaaattgtCTGAAGAGTATACAGGAATTCAATCAAACTATGCCACGAATTTTCTTGCATACTTAGGATTTGCAGCACAAATACCAAATCTACTATTTAATTGGTTAAATGTATTTATGCAATTTGG tGGCAATTTGACAACACGTATAGTATGGGGCATCTTCAtacaagttttaatatttgtatgtacCGTTATTTTGGCAATGACTGATAGCTCTGGTTGGCCAGGTGTCTTTTTCTGGATTACCATGATTtctgttattatattaaaca CTGCTAATGGAATTTACCAAAACTCTGTGTTTGGTATGGTGGCTAAGTTACCCACAAAGTACACAGGAGCTGTTATCTTAGGCTCG AATATAAGTGGAGCATTTACAGCAATGATTAACTTTCTTGCTCAGTATATGACACCAAATCCTCGGACTGCGGcaatatattactttataactgCTCTATTTATTCTTCTTGCATGCTTTGATACTTATTTTGCACTTCCGATAAAt AGATTTTACCGATATCGCGAATTATTACATCagaaaggaataaataaaaggcaattagaaaataatgcaAGAGACAAACATAACACACCGCCATactggaaaatatttaaacaatgtTTTCCTCAGTGCTTCAacacatttttcatatttttcgtaactctttctctatttccaTCTGTTCAATCTGACATTGTTCGTTCGGATCctaattttatagtttcatcAAATTATTACAGTACTGTTATGTGTTTTCTCACGTTCAACGTTACTGCTCTTATTGGTAGCTCAATCGCATCGTTGGTTCAGTGG CCTAGTAAAAAGTACTTAATAATACCAGTTCttttacgtattttgtatatacCACTGTTTTTATTCTGTAATTACAAACCAAATGGTGTTTCAAGAATATTACCAGTGTACATTAGTAATGACtggatttattttctaattgctGTTACAATGGGAATAAGTAGTGGctatttttcctctttatcGATGATGTATTGTCCGAG aatggTAGATTCTGAATATATGGCAACAGCTGGTATGTTTGGGGCAGCATCATTAATCACAGGGCTCTTTactggaatattattttctatggTTATGCCCATCTTGGTAGCAAATATATCATTTGAATTATCTTAA
- the LOC132914323 gene encoding E3 ubiquitin-protein transferase MAEA, whose protein sequence is MSDVKSLEYPTLKVPYELLNKKFRLAQKVIDREASYVQTAANELIKDNKTSVPAGEMSLLLGGVVEKLQTLKRKAHESITEELQASMVCKRRLEHLKEHANTAPSVVNQWRRQRLDRMLIEYFLRKGYYTTATKLADNSELRDLTNIDVFMVSREVETSLANHETARCVGWCYDNRSKLRKLGSTMEFNLRVQEFIELVRQDRRLDAVKHARKCFPNYDDYQLQEIQCCMGQLAFPANTSLSPYKDLLDEKRWDRLIEQFRHENYRLFQLATQSVFTVALQAGLSALKTPQCYSANKEGRNPNCPVCNEALNELAVPLPFAHCSQSRLVCSISGKPLNEYNQPMMMPNGYVYGEQALEKMAQENNGTVICPKTKEVFPYKKIEKVYVM, encoded by the exons ATGTCAGACGTTAAAAGCCTCGAATACCCAACGTTAAAG GTTCCTTATGAACTCCTCAACAAAAAATTTCGGTTAGCACAAAAGGTCATAGATAGGGAAGCTTCATACGTACAAACAGCAgctaatgaattaataaaggATAATAAAACCTCTGTTCCTGCTGGGGAGATGAGCCTATTATTAGGCGGAGTTGTGGAGAAACTTCAAACCTTAAAGAGAAAGGCGCACGAATCTATTACAGAAGAGTTGCAGGCAAGCATGGTTTGCAAAAGACGTCTAGAACATTTAAAAGAACACGCCAATACCGCACCGAGCGTTGTGAATCAGTGGCGGAGACAAAGGCTCGATAGAATGCtgatagaatattttcttcggaAAGGCTATTATACAACAGCAACTAAATTAGCAGATAATAGCGAGCTTAGAGATTTAACAAACATAG atGTTTTTATGGTATCCAGAGAAGTAGAAACATCCTTAGCAAATCATGAAACCGCAAGATGTGTTGGATGGTGCTATGACAATCGATCTAAGTTAAGGAAATTAGGAAGTACTATGGAATTTAATTTACGCGTGCAAGAGTTTATAGAGTTAGTAAGGCAGGACAGGAGGCTTGATGCTGTCAAGCATGCTAGAAAATGTTTTCCCAATTATGATGATTACCAATTGCAAGAAATTCAATGCTGTATGGGACAATTAGCATTTCCAGCAAATACATCTCTTAGTCCATATAAAGATTTGCTAGATGAAAAGAG ATGGGATAGATTAATTGAGCAATTCAGGCATGAAAATTATAGACTTTTCCAATTAGCAACTCAAAGTGTTTTTACAGTAGCGTTACAGGCAGGTTTGTCGGCATTAAAAACGCCTCAATGTTATAGTGCAAACAAAGAAGGGAGAAATCCAAATTGTCCAGTATGCAATGAAGCCCTTAACGAATTAGCTGTTCCATTGCCTTTTGCTCATTGTTCACAGTCTAGACTTGTCTGCAGTATTAGTGGAAAACcattaaatgaatataatcAACCAATGATGATGCCAAATGGATATGTATATGGAGAACAA gcATTGGAAAAGATGGCTCAAGAAAACAATGGTACTGTAATTTGTCCAAAAACCAAAGAAGTGTTTCCgtataaaaagatagaaaaagtgTACGTTATGTAA